The sequence AAGTAGTAGTAGATCGAGGCCCGATCGGTTCCGAAACGCTCCGCAATGTCGTTCAACGTGGCGGCGTCGTAACCCTTTTCCTGGAACACATCAGCCGCCGTTTGGAGGAGTTCACGGCGTTTCGCCTGATAGCTGGGGCTACTGTCATTCTGCGCGCTACGGCGGCGCCGGCTCATTCCGCTGCTTCTCGTCACTGGTGTTCTGGCCACGTAGGGGATGCTACGCGGCGGAAGACGGGAAATCCATCAACGTTGATGTAAATCTACTTCAACGTTGATTGACACGGTGTTCGTGATCGCATAGCGTCGGAAGGCGGAAAACACGAGTTCTGCGGCCTCACCCGAGAAGCCGCTGTACCGACTCATGAGCGAGGCCGACATGACGAATACCGATCCCGGGGAGCGGATCACGTCCGTCGGTGGTTCCGTGGTGTGCGGTACTCGCCATAGTCCCGATGAAGCCGCCGTTATCGTCCGATTGCTGCACACGGAAGCTGTCCCGCGGTGACCGAGTCCGAGGGCCCGCCCGACTCCGCGCGGCCGTCGGTACCGTCCATCCGCGATGAAGTTTCGCTCGATCACCTGCGCGCCGTCGCCGACGTGTACCTGAATGACGTCGGCGACGGGGAACCGTTGGACCCGCTGACCCGCGCGCTAGTCGAACTCGCGGTTCGCGCGTCCGTCACCACTCTGGACATCGTGGGTGCCGAACGCTACATGCAGGAGGCGCTCGACCTGGGAGCGACCGCGAACCAAGTCCACGAGGTACTCATGCTGGTGTCGGGGCTCGGAGTGCACACCCTCTTCGCAACCGCCGAACACCTCCACGCTCTCACCTCGGAACGGCACAACGAGCAGGCGGATTCAGCGCTCGATGCCGACCAGCGTCTCCTCTGGGAGCGATACGTAGGAAGCGACCCCTACCGTCAGCGTCTAGAGGATGAGCTACCTGGTTTCCTCGCTGCGCTGATACGGATCTCTCCCGAAGGATTCGCTGCATTCTGCGAGTATTGCGGTCTCCCATGGAAGACGAAAAACGTGCGCGCCGTCACCAAAGAACTTATCGCCCTGGCGGTGGATGCAACGCCGACCCATCGTTTTCTTCCCGGCATGAAGCTGCACCTGCGCAATGCGATCGAACTCGGCGCCGGCCGCATCGCGATACTGGAGGTCCTCCTGATCGCATCCCACGCGCCACCGCACAGGGGAGTGCGCTGACCGTCTCTATGAGGTCGCAACCAGGGTTGAGGAGGTCGCAACCAGGGTTGAGCGCAACCGGTAGTGACATATCGTCTGGACTTTCTGCCGAGTCGCGACGGAGGTGATGGAGCGGTCAGCGATCGAGGGTCGCGCCAGCCGCCGAACTATGGCACGCATTCATCACGTCGCTGATCGGTTCTTCGGTCTCCGTCAGGGATCCGCTCAGCTATCCGGCGGTGGGATAAGTGTCGGACAGAAGCTCCTTAGTGCGCCGAACATCGTCCTCGAGCGCGGCAATGAGTTCTTCCTTCGAGGCGAAGGTCGCTTGTCCGCGTATCCAGTGTTCGAGATGCACGGTGACTTCGAGGTCGTACAAATTTTCATCGAAATCGAGTAGATGCGCCTCCAGCAGTCGCGTCCCCACACGGCCGTAGAATGTCGAACGTCGACCTATCGAGATTGCGGCGGGATCGACCTGCCATCGGCGAGCGCGCAGTGACCTGCCCACACGCCATCCACCAGGTGAGCCTCGGAAGAAGGGCTCCCGGCTTCGGTATCGAGTTCGAGATTCGCGGTGGGGAAACCGAGTTCGCGACCCCGCTGGTCACCATGTCGCACCAGCCCGGCGACGGTGTGCGCGGTGCTTGTCGTGGTGCAAGTCGGTGCCTTCACAGTCGAACCCGCATCAGCGTGGGACAGCACCGACGCCTCGATTCCCATGATCTCCAGGGTCCCGCGAAGATCGGCTGGCGGGTCCAGCAGCTGCAATGAGGAAATCCCGAGCTCTCGGATCACCTGTGCGATGTCCGCATTCCGGTCAATGCGTCTGCGGTCCTGCTGCTCTGAGGTGAGAGTGTACGAATCGAGATCGTTCGTGTTCCGTTCGATCAGCACCACGCCGTCACCATGTGCGGCTATCCGCGCAAACATTGCCTGACGATCAGGGTCTGTGGAGTCGGCATGCGGGGCGAAGTCTGATTCGCGGTGAACGTGGATCCATGGCGCGTCCGCACTCTGGGGTCGACCGATTCGGTAGGCGATGTAATCGGTGCCGGTCACCTCACTCCGAAATCCGGAGGTGAGCAGCTCGCCGTAAGGGCTTTCCCGAGTGATGGTGAAGGTGCATCGGACGTGTAGTTCGGATACCCGGCGATAGATAGCGACGTCGTCCGCAGACAACCATGTCAATTGTTGTGCCTGGGCGAAATCACGGGTTTCGTCCTCGTTCGCGATGCGGGTGGGATCTTCCTCCGAGACGAGCGCAGCAAATGCGCCGACCGGGCGTAGACCGGCCGCACGAGCGAGGTCCGTTATGACTTCCGCTGGACCACGGGTCTCGAGTACTCCGTTCTCGCGCGCCCGGGCCGGTACGACATGGCCGGGGCGGGTGAAGTCGCCGGTCGCGCTGTCGGGATTGGCGAGCATTGCGAGGGTGCGTGCCCGGTCGGCGGCGGAAATCCCCGTACCCACCCCGGCGATCGCATCCACCGAGACGGTGTACCAGTCGCTGGCCTGGTCCGGGATCGTCCCCATCATCGGTGGCAACCCCAGACGTTCGCAGACACGCCGGGTGACCGCCGCACAGACGAAACCAGAGCTATGGCGGACCATAGATGCGAGCGCGGCAGGGGATGCCTTCTCCGCCGCCAAGAGCAGGTAGCCATCGGGATCGCCGCCCGCACTGCCCGCGAGCGCAACGGTTCGGCCGGCGGCGAGGTCGGACAGAGCTTGCTGGACTCGGGTCACCGAATTACTCATGCGTGCATCTCCAATCTTGGGGGGCGAACGGACGTCGGAGTCCTGCCTTGGTCACGTTCTCGAATGGCGGCGTTTCCCCTGTGACCAGAATCGCAGCTGCGCCTCGACATGTCAACGTCAACGTAGATGTGCGCATCGGTGGCGTACTCCTCGGTGATCGATCGGTTCGA comes from Rhodococcus oxybenzonivorans and encodes:
- a CDS encoding carboxymuconolactone decarboxylase family protein; its protein translation is MTESEGPPDSARPSVPSIRDEVSLDHLRAVADVYLNDVGDGEPLDPLTRALVELAVRASVTTLDIVGAERYMQEALDLGATANQVHEVLMLVSGLGVHTLFATAEHLHALTSERHNEQADSALDADQRLLWERYVGSDPYRQRLEDELPGFLAALIRISPEGFAAFCEYCGLPWKTKNVRAVTKELIALAVDATPTHRFLPGMKLHLRNAIELGAGRIAILEVLLIASHAPPHRGVR
- a CDS encoding riboflavin kinase, yielding MGTRLLEAHLLDFDENLYDLEVTVHLEHWIRGQATFASKEELIAALEDDVRRTKELLSDTYPTAG
- a CDS encoding 3,4-dihydroxy-2-butanone-4-phosphate synthase → MSNSVTRVQQALSDLAAGRTVALAGSAGGDPDGYLLLAAEKASPAALASMVRHSSGFVCAAVTRRVCERLGLPPMMGTIPDQASDWYTVSVDAIAGVGTGISAADRARTLAMLANPDSATGDFTRPGHVVPARARENGVLETRGPAEVITDLARAAGLRPVGAFAALVSEEDPTRIANEDETRDFAQAQQLTWLSADDVAIYRRVSELHVRCTFTITRESPYGELLTSGFRSEVTGTDYIAYRIGRPQSADAPWIHVHRESDFAPHADSTDPDRQAMFARIAAHGDGVVLIERNTNDLDSYTLTSEQQDRRRIDRNADIAQVIRELGISSLQLLDPPADLRGTLEIMGIEASVLSHADAGSTVKAPTCTTTSTAHTVAGLVRHGDQRGRELGFPTANLELDTEAGSPSSEAHLVDGVWAGHCALADGRSIPPQSR